In Sphingomonas sp., a single window of DNA contains:
- the lexA gene encoding transcriptional repressor LexA — protein MLTRKQHELICFISDRLAETGVSPSFEEMKEALDLKSKSGVHRLISALEEREFIRRLPNRARALEVLRMPERGERKSVAKAAKPAAAVAATTPATRPAPANDVVEIPLHGRIAAGTPIEALEGSAMLPVPAALLGAGEHYALEVAGDSMVEAGILDGDYALIRRTETARDGEIVVALIDDAEATLKYFRKEGVMVRLDPANRDYTPQRYRSDQIRVQGRLAGLLRRY, from the coding sequence ATGCTCACGCGCAAGCAGCACGAGCTGATCTGCTTCATTTCCGACCGTCTTGCCGAGACGGGCGTATCGCCCTCGTTCGAGGAAATGAAGGAGGCGCTCGATCTCAAGTCGAAATCGGGCGTGCACCGCCTGATTAGCGCGCTGGAGGAACGCGAGTTCATCCGCCGCCTGCCCAACCGCGCCCGCGCGCTGGAGGTGCTGCGCATGCCCGAGCGCGGCGAGCGCAAGTCGGTCGCCAAAGCTGCGAAGCCGGCGGCGGCCGTGGCTGCGACGACGCCCGCCACGCGGCCAGCCCCCGCGAATGATGTGGTCGAGATCCCGCTGCACGGACGCATCGCGGCCGGTACGCCGATCGAGGCGCTCGAGGGCTCGGCGATGTTGCCGGTGCCGGCTGCCCTGCTCGGCGCTGGCGAGCATTATGCCCTTGAGGTCGCCGGGGACTCGATGGTCGAAGCCGGCATCCTCGACGGCGACTATGCGCTGATCCGCCGCACCGAAACCGCGCGCGACGGCGAGATCGTCGTCGCGCTGATCGACGACGCCGAGGCGACGCTCAAGTATTTCCGCAAGGAAGGCGTGATGGTCCGGCTCGATCCTGCCAATCGCGACTATACACCTCAGCGCTACCGCTCCGACCAGATACGGGTGCAA
- a CDS encoding molybdopterin molybdotransferase MoeA has product MALLPIAEAQARLLALAGSTPVETVPLAEAIGRWAAEPVVARRTQPETDLSAMDGYAIRFADLPGPWAVIGESAAGSGFAGTVAPGEAVRIFTGAPMPAGADTVLVQEEAARDGDQLSLAGEGPPYLGRNTRRRGLDFAEGDALIAAGEQLTPARIALAAIGGHAALPVRRKVRVAIAATGDELVAPGTPVGPAQLPESNRTMLAAQLADLPVEIVDLGILPDDLGALTHAFATVEADLLITSGGASVGDHDLVRPALEAAGATIDFWRIALRPGKPMMAGIRGDMVVLGLPGNPVSVFVTALLFAKPLIAHRSGAADPFPRGRTAILGEPLPANGPRTDYLRAALIDGRVHASAIQDSSMLRTLARSTCLIVRPPHAPATNSSDSVEILDIA; this is encoded by the coding sequence ATGGCACTTCTTCCCATCGCCGAGGCCCAGGCGCGGCTGCTCGCGCTCGCCGGCTCCACCCCCGTCGAGACGGTCCCGCTCGCGGAAGCTATCGGCCGCTGGGCCGCCGAGCCGGTGGTCGCCCGCCGCACCCAGCCGGAAACCGACCTCTCCGCGATGGACGGCTATGCGATCCGCTTCGCCGACCTGCCCGGACCTTGGGCCGTGATCGGTGAAAGCGCGGCGGGCTCGGGCTTCGCGGGCACGGTTGCGCCCGGAGAAGCGGTGCGGATCTTCACCGGCGCGCCGATGCCCGCGGGCGCGGACACGGTGCTCGTCCAGGAAGAGGCCGCGCGCGACGGCGATCAGCTAAGTCTCGCTGGCGAAGGCCCGCCCTATCTCGGCCGCAACACCCGCCGCCGGGGGCTCGACTTCGCAGAGGGCGACGCGCTGATCGCGGCGGGCGAGCAGCTCACCCCCGCCCGGATCGCGCTGGCGGCAATCGGCGGCCATGCGGCGCTGCCCGTCCGTCGCAAGGTCCGCGTCGCGATTGCCGCGACCGGCGACGAACTGGTGGCACCGGGTACGCCAGTCGGCCCCGCCCAGCTGCCCGAATCGAACCGCACCATGCTCGCCGCGCAGCTCGCCGATCTGCCGGTCGAGATCGTCGATCTCGGCATCCTGCCCGACGATCTCGGCGCCCTCACCCATGCCTTCGCGACCGTCGAGGCGGACCTGCTGATCACCAGCGGTGGCGCATCGGTGGGCGATCACGACCTCGTCCGACCCGCGCTGGAAGCCGCTGGCGCGACGATCGATTTCTGGCGGATCGCGCTGCGCCCGGGCAAGCCGATGATGGCCGGCATACGCGGCGACATGGTCGTGCTGGGCCTGCCGGGCAATCCGGTGTCGGTGTTCGTCACCGCTTTGCTCTTCGCCAAGCCCTTGATCGCGCATCGTTCCGGGGCGGCCGATCCGTTCCCGCGGGGTCGCACGGCGATCCTCGGCGAGCCGCTGCCGGCCAATGGCCCGCGCACCGACTACCTCCGCGCTGCGCTGATCGACGGGCGCGTCCATGCCTCGGCGATCCAGGACAGCTCGATGCTCCGCACCCTCGCCCGCAGCACCTGTCTGATCGTGCGTCCGCCCCATGCGCCAGCCACAAATAGCTCCGACTCGGTGGAAATCCTCGACATCGCTTGA
- a CDS encoding PilZ domain-containing protein: MDSGRTSATIFSLTHDLPAPRAPSAAAADGLDAGQLAWGGELLDCGIHWIGRAGARLRVEVELAEAMPIRLHLGSAEPLIGRTLWSDGSEAGLAFDAPVDVLGMVARNLARATAERRRLPRIELRHTVGVYRGDEVEQLRTRDISQGGVGVEARGLAVDEAVQLTFDGLRPLEGIVRWIAGETAGIVFTEELGWQTLFPWLRGIQQAPAPQAGGSDADGLLQDKLALRLDLPGRVREGVGWWNCRIHALTAQQVEFEARQAFAPGASIWVALPEIGGGPARVVRARQGRTLAEFRMPLRDIDLRLLTASRRTG, translated from the coding sequence ATGGATTCGGGGCGCACGTCCGCGACGATCTTCAGCCTGACGCACGACCTGCCCGCACCGCGCGCGCCCAGCGCCGCGGCGGCGGACGGGCTCGATGCAGGCCAACTCGCCTGGGGTGGCGAACTGCTCGACTGCGGCATCCACTGGATCGGCCGGGCGGGCGCGCGGCTGCGCGTCGAGGTGGAGTTGGCCGAGGCGATGCCGATCCGGCTGCACCTAGGGTCCGCCGAGCCGCTGATCGGGCGCACGCTCTGGTCCGACGGCAGCGAGGCGGGGCTCGCCTTCGACGCGCCGGTGGACGTGCTGGGGATGGTCGCGCGCAACCTCGCCCGCGCCACCGCCGAGCGTCGCCGCCTGCCCCGCATCGAGCTGCGCCACACCGTCGGCGTGTATCGCGGCGACGAGGTCGAGCAGCTGCGCACCCGCGACATTTCGCAAGGCGGTGTCGGCGTCGAGGCACGGGGGCTCGCCGTCGATGAGGCGGTGCAGCTGACCTTCGACGGGCTGCGTCCACTGGAGGGCATTGTCCGCTGGATCGCGGGCGAGACCGCCGGAATCGTCTTCACCGAAGAGCTTGGCTGGCAGACCCTGTTCCCCTGGCTGCGCGGCATCCAGCAGGCGCCTGCGCCCCAGGCCGGCGGGAGCGATGCCGACGGGTTGCTGCAGGACAAGCTGGCGCTCCGCCTCGACCTCCCCGGGCGCGTGCGCGAGGGCGTGGGCTGGTGGAATTGCCGGATCCACGCGCTCACCGCGCAGCAGGTGGAATTCGAGGCGCGACAGGCCTTCGCGCCCGGAGCATCGATCTGGGTGGCGCTGCCCGAGATCGGCGGCGGCCCAGCGCGAGTAGTGCGGGCGCGGCAGGGCCGGACGCTCGCCGAATTCCGCATGCCGCTGCGCGACATCGACCTGCGCCTGCTCACCGCGAGCCGCCGCACCGGCTGA